In Lacrimispora indolis DSM 755, a genomic segment contains:
- a CDS encoding PTS transporter subunit EIIC, translating to MAVNVKELSDSIMKLIGEKDNVHSVTHCVTRLRFILKDVEKADTEEIKKIDGVLGVVFGSGQYQIVLGPNLFPVFEYVVKEYGLETDDEVEEYHKEDVAPGKTSGFGYYLGKVIQFLSATLTPFITVLYGAGMLKVALGLSAYFWPDVTGNTTYMMFNFMSNVPFYFMPVFIAYGASRTLKSNPAFAMAMALMLLYPNFVQLIGGDQAVTIFGLPVTLVSYSNTLLPAILSALLAARLEKFFYKVIPGVLRSVFAPLFTLAAAMPIVMVVLAPLGTIAGNYIVSIFVGIYDVTGGVAIGLLAAVWPFIVMGGMNMLFVAPMTELLANTGYDNFFRPAWILHNIAEGGACTGVAIRTKNKKLRSEAISAAIGAIVSGVSEPAIYGINLRLKKPLYAVVAGGLAGGAAAGIMGAKAYTLGYSSILAIPIFMDTMLAIIIAIGVTFAVSVAATVVMGFDDSAIAQ from the coding sequence ATGGCAGTGAATGTGAAAGAATTATCAGATTCTATTATGAAGCTTATAGGTGAAAAGGATAATGTTCATAGTGTGACCCATTGTGTTACAAGGCTTCGGTTTATTTTAAAGGATGTGGAAAAGGCAGATACCGAGGAAATTAAAAAAATTGATGGGGTCCTGGGGGTAGTATTTGGTTCCGGACAATATCAGATTGTTTTAGGCCCTAATTTATTTCCGGTATTTGAATATGTAGTAAAAGAATATGGACTGGAAACGGACGATGAGGTAGAAGAGTACCATAAGGAAGATGTGGCACCCGGAAAAACATCAGGCTTTGGCTATTATCTGGGAAAGGTCATTCAGTTTTTATCAGCCACATTAACACCCTTTATTACGGTGCTGTACGGAGCCGGTATGCTGAAGGTTGCGTTGGGCTTAAGTGCATACTTCTGGCCTGATGTGACTGGAAATACCACATATATGATGTTTAATTTTATGTCCAATGTGCCGTTTTACTTTATGCCGGTCTTTATCGCCTACGGTGCTTCCCGTACCCTTAAGTCTAACCCGGCCTTTGCCATGGCCATGGCATTGATGCTGCTTTACCCTAATTTTGTCCAGTTGATCGGCGGGGATCAGGCGGTGACCATCTTTGGCCTACCCGTTACCCTGGTAAGCTATTCCAATACTCTGCTTCCGGCAATTTTATCTGCGCTGCTGGCCGCCCGTTTGGAAAAATTCTTCTATAAAGTGATACCTGGGGTTTTGCGGTCCGTATTTGCTCCTCTTTTTACCCTGGCGGCTGCAATGCCCATTGTTATGGTTGTTCTGGCTCCTCTTGGAACCATTGCAGGTAATTATATTGTAAGTATTTTTGTAGGGATTTACGATGTGACAGGAGGTGTTGCCATCGGGTTATTGGCAGCAGTATGGCCGTTTATCGTTATGGGCGGCATGAATATGCTGTTTGTAGCGCCTATGACCGAGCTGCTGGCTAATACCGGTTACGATAACTTCTTCAGGCCTGCATGGATCTTACATAATATTGCAGAAGGCGGTGCCTGCACGGGAGTCGCCATCCGCACAAAGAATAAGAAGCTCCGCTCGGAAGCAATTTCAGCGGCAATTGGCGCTATTGTTTCAGGCGTTTCCGAACCGGCAATTTACGGAATCAACTTAAGGCTTAAAAAGCCCCTTTATGCAGTGGTTGCCGGCGGGCTTGCAGGTGGAGCTGCGGCAGGAATTATGGGAGCAAAAGCGTATACCTTAGGCTATTCCAGTATTTTGGCCATTCCGATTTTTATGGACACCATGCTGGCGATCATCATTGCCATTGGAGTGACGTTTGCGGTGTCTGTTGCGGCAACTGTAGTCATGGGATTTGATGATTCAGCGATTGCGCAGTAG
- a CDS encoding aldo/keto reductase, whose protein sequence is MEMREIGKSGIRTNAFALGCWAIGGGEWWGANDDEMSVKTILRGLELGINWIDTARVYGFGHSEEVIGQALKQTDRSRVILSTKCGLQWYDDGGEVHFTKEGHTISRDLSPRAIRRDLELSLKTLGTDYIDVYYTHWQCKTYGIVPVTETMGELLKMKEEGKIRAIGASNVDLTVLKDYVAAGQLDVIQEKLSILDRKAETGFLPFCEENGITLQTYSPIEQGLLAGKVPDDYIPKKGEVRDGKTWWKPENIRTANEMLAGWKDLTDKYQCSLANLCIRWNSMVSPNINVLCGARKLSQIEDTAKSMDIPLSQEDFLRMREDADKAIEKQV, encoded by the coding sequence ATGGAAATGCGAGAGATAGGGAAATCAGGAATCAGGACCAATGCCTTTGCACTGGGCTGCTGGGCAATCGGCGGGGGAGAATGGTGGGGAGCCAATGACGATGAGATGTCGGTGAAAACCATTTTAAGAGGCCTGGAGCTTGGGATCAACTGGATCGATACTGCCAGGGTCTATGGGTTTGGGCACAGTGAGGAAGTGATCGGGCAGGCGTTAAAGCAGACGGACCGCAGCCGAGTCATCCTTTCCACCAAATGCGGCCTCCAGTGGTATGACGATGGAGGGGAAGTGCATTTCACAAAAGAAGGCCATACCATTTCCAGAGACTTATCCCCCAGGGCCATTCGGAGAGATTTGGAACTGAGCTTAAAAACTCTGGGAACCGACTACATTGATGTATACTACACTCACTGGCAGTGCAAGACCTATGGCATAGTCCCTGTGACAGAGACCATGGGAGAGCTTTTAAAGATGAAGGAAGAAGGAAAGATCCGTGCCATTGGTGCTTCCAATGTGGATCTGACCGTTCTTAAGGATTATGTGGCGGCTGGACAGCTGGATGTCATTCAGGAAAAACTCAGCATCCTGGACCGGAAAGCTGAAACAGGCTTCCTTCCTTTTTGTGAGGAAAACGGGATCACCCTCCAGACCTATTCCCCCATTGAACAGGGACTTCTGGCAGGGAAAGTCCCGGATGATTATATACCGAAAAAGGGTGAGGTACGGGACGGAAAGACGTGGTGGAAGCCGGAGAACATCAGGACGGCAAATGAGATGCTGGCAGGCTGGAAGGATTTGACTGATAAGTACCAATGCAGTCTTGCAAATCTCTGCATCAGATGGAACTCCATGGTATCCCCCAATATTAATGTGCTCTGCGGCGCAAGGAAGCTGTCCCAGATCGAGGATACGGCAAAATCCATGGACATTCCTCTGTCCCAGGAAGATTTTTTACGGATGAGAGAAGATGCTGACAAAGCCATAGAGAAACAGGTTTAG
- a CDS encoding glycoside hydrolase family 1 protein: MKKPETGFKDGFLWGGAVAANQLEGAYLEDGKQMSTADIKDRGFFGGIRRDADYYPTHKGIDFYHTYKEDLKLMADANFNIFRTSINWTRIYPTGEEETPNEAGIKFYRSMFEECRRLGMKVMITISHYETPLAMRDKYGSWANRVYIDLYMKFVRTIVTEFKGLVSYWLTFNEIGNAAVKPICWDAAAIYPDSDQLLQEMYQAAHHQFVASALATKFIHETDTNALVGAMIAYKTVYPYTCNPADVIAAEEEKRKEFFFSDVQARGYYPSYIWKFFEENNLNIVMEEGDEDIIKSYPIDFISFSYYRSRVISAESMEPAEVINTNSLEGVVNPYLRKTGWGWSVDPDGLRLALQELYDRYQLPLFVAENGLGAIDEVDEDGSITDDYRIDYLEKHMKAMKTAIQHGVDLFGYTMWGPIDIVSNGTGQMSKRYGIIYVDLDDDGNGTGKRIKKKSYHFYSNVIKTNGKEL; the protein is encoded by the coding sequence TTGAAAAAACCGGAAACAGGATTCAAAGACGGCTTTTTATGGGGAGGCGCAGTGGCTGCCAATCAGTTGGAAGGAGCTTATCTGGAAGACGGAAAACAAATGTCCACAGCTGATATTAAGGACCGCGGTTTCTTTGGAGGCATCCGCCGTGATGCAGATTATTACCCAACCCATAAGGGGATTGATTTTTATCATACCTATAAGGAGGATTTAAAATTAATGGCTGATGCCAATTTTAATATTTTCCGTACCTCCATCAACTGGACACGGATTTACCCCACAGGAGAAGAGGAGACGCCCAATGAGGCTGGCATCAAATTCTACCGCAGCATGTTTGAAGAGTGCCGCAGGCTGGGAATGAAGGTGATGATCACCATTTCCCACTATGAGACACCTTTGGCAATGCGGGATAAATATGGAAGCTGGGCTAACCGGGTGTACATAGATTTATACATGAAATTCGTCAGAACCATTGTTACTGAGTTCAAGGGCCTGGTCAGTTACTGGCTGACCTTTAATGAAATAGGGAATGCGGCGGTAAAGCCCATTTGCTGGGATGCTGCAGCCATTTACCCGGACTCTGATCAACTGCTTCAGGAAATGTATCAGGCGGCGCACCATCAGTTTGTGGCAAGCGCCCTGGCTACAAAATTCATACATGAGACAGATACCAATGCCTTGGTCGGCGCCATGATCGCATATAAAACAGTGTATCCTTATACCTGCAATCCGGCCGATGTGATCGCTGCGGAGGAAGAAAAACGCAAGGAATTCTTCTTCTCAGATGTCCAGGCAAGGGGGTATTACCCAAGCTATATCTGGAAGTTCTTTGAGGAAAACAACCTGAATATTGTAATGGAGGAAGGGGACGAGGATATTATCAAATCTTATCCCATTGATTTCATTTCATTCAGCTATTACCGTTCCCGGGTGATTTCGGCGGAATCCATGGAGCCTGCGGAGGTGATCAATACCAATTCCCTGGAAGGGGTGGTCAATCCCTATCTGCGGAAAACCGGCTGGGGCTGGTCTGTTGACCCGGATGGCCTGCGGCTTGCTTTGCAGGAGTTATATGACAGGTATCAGCTGCCCTTATTTGTGGCGGAAAACGGGCTGGGGGCTATCGATGAAGTGGATGAAGACGGATCCATAACGGATGATTACCGGATCGATTACCTGGAAAAGCATATGAAGGCAATGAAAACAGCCATTCAGCACGGAGTGGACTTGTTTGGATATACCATGTGGGGCCCCATCGACATTGTGAGCAACGGTACGGGCCAGATGTCCAAGCGTTACGGAATCATCTACGTGGATTTGGATGATGACGGGAACGGCACAGGAAAACGCATAAAGAAAAAATCTTATCATTTTTACAGCAATGTCATAAAGACCAACGGAAAAGAGCTGTAA
- a CDS encoding PRD domain-containing protein has translation MGCWKIVKILNNNVVFVVDNKTQEYIAVGNGIGFRHKVRECLSDDEIIKIFAQINNQVKNKLVTILEEIPFDRIELTMKLVEHAEISLDRKLNENLAVSLADHIHYLLVRYEEGMLFPSIASEEIKRFYQEEYKIGRELVDMINEKYKIQLDYEEASTIAFHIINASNQRGQKTLEIMYGVRDLANIVTESLHIEPDEESFDYSRFIIHLKFFMRKVLLNSQELSHENNSMLQRFEVEFPAIHEIVQNIEMYILNKYKYQMGDDDKLYLFIHIRRLLKK, from the coding sequence ATGGGCTGTTGGAAAATTGTAAAAATACTTAATAATAATGTTGTGTTTGTGGTGGACAACAAAACGCAGGAGTACATTGCTGTGGGGAATGGGATCGGGTTCCGCCATAAGGTCCGTGAATGCCTATCCGACGATGAAATCATAAAGATTTTTGCTCAGATAAATAATCAGGTGAAAAATAAGCTGGTAACCATATTGGAGGAGATCCCTTTTGACAGGATCGAGCTTACCATGAAATTGGTGGAGCATGCGGAAATATCTCTTGACCGTAAATTAAATGAAAATTTGGCGGTCAGTCTGGCCGACCACATCCATTATCTTCTGGTAAGGTATGAAGAAGGCATGCTGTTTCCCAGCATAGCAAGCGAAGAAATCAAAAGGTTTTACCAGGAGGAATATAAGATTGGCCGTGAATTGGTGGATATGATCAATGAAAAATATAAGATTCAACTGGATTATGAGGAAGCCAGCACCATCGCATTTCATATCATCAACGCAAGCAATCAGAGAGGCCAAAAGACTCTTGAAATCATGTATGGGGTGAGGGATCTGGCAAATATTGTTACGGAAAGCCTCCACATTGAACCGGATGAGGAGTCCTTCGATTACTCCCGGTTCATCATTCATTTGAAGTTCTTCATGAGAAAGGTGCTTTTAAATTCCCAGGAGCTAAGCCATGAAAACAATTCCATGCTTCAAAGGTTTGAGGTGGAGTTTCCGGCGATCCACGAAATCGTTCAAAATATTGAAATGTACATTCTGAATAAATATAAATATCAAATGGGTGATGACGATAAGCTTTATTTATTCATCCATATCCGGAGATTATTGAAAAAATAA
- a CDS encoding 6-phospho-beta-glucosidase: MNKKIKIVTIGGGSSYTPELMEGFIKRKDHLPIKEIWLVDIEAGKEKLEIVGNLAKRMVEAAGLDWEIHLTLDRREALKDADFVTTQFRVGLLDARIKDERIPLSHGILGQETNGAGGMFKAFRTIPVILDIVDDMKELCPNAWLVNFTNPSGMVTEAVMRYGNWDKVVGLCNVPILCRKIAAGALRENEEDLFFRFGGLNHFHWHRVWDKTGEEKTGEVLEKAYTSVENMKNALKSFTSANSGVQNIPNISFLPEQICNLGIIPCMYHRYYYITDDMLKEELEAYAKGETRAELVKRTEAELFELYKDPNLSIKPPQLEKRGGAFYSDAACELINSIYNDKRTHMVVSTRNNGAISDLPDDVVVEVSSIITSGGPVPISWGSFEPSSRGLLQLMKDMELTTIKAAVTGDYGMAQQAFTINPLVPSGKIAKTVLDELLIAHKEHLPQFKDIIDRLEAENS, from the coding sequence ATGAATAAAAAAATTAAAATTGTAACCATTGGAGGAGGTTCCAGCTACACTCCCGAATTAATGGAAGGATTCATTAAGAGGAAAGATCACCTTCCCATTAAAGAAATCTGGCTGGTGGATATTGAGGCAGGAAAAGAAAAGCTTGAGATTGTCGGAAATCTGGCAAAGCGTATGGTGGAGGCAGCAGGCCTTGATTGGGAAATCCATTTGACATTAGACAGGCGTGAGGCTCTAAAAGATGCTGATTTTGTTACCACTCAGTTCCGTGTAGGTCTGTTGGATGCGCGCATTAAAGATGAGAGAATTCCGTTGTCTCATGGAATTCTGGGCCAGGAAACCAATGGCGCCGGAGGCATGTTCAAGGCATTCCGCACCATTCCGGTCATTTTAGATATTGTAGATGATATGAAAGAGCTGTGTCCCAATGCATGGCTTGTTAATTTTACAAATCCTTCCGGCATGGTAACAGAAGCTGTTATGCGTTATGGCAATTGGGACAAGGTGGTAGGTTTATGTAATGTTCCTATTCTTTGCAGAAAGATTGCAGCAGGAGCTTTAAGAGAAAACGAGGAGGATTTATTTTTCCGATTTGGCGGTCTGAATCATTTTCACTGGCACAGGGTATGGGACAAAACCGGCGAGGAAAAGACCGGCGAGGTACTTGAAAAGGCTTACACCAGCGTTGAGAATATGAAAAACGCACTGAAAAGCTTTACCAGCGCAAATTCGGGAGTACAGAATATTCCAAACATCTCATTTTTACCGGAACAGATTTGTAATCTTGGAATTATTCCCTGCATGTACCATCGGTATTATTATATTACAGATGATATGCTGAAGGAAGAATTGGAAGCCTATGCAAAAGGAGAGACCCGTGCCGAACTGGTAAAACGTACCGAAGCCGAATTGTTTGAATTGTATAAAGATCCCAATCTGAGCATCAAACCGCCTCAGTTAGAAAAACGGGGCGGAGCGTTCTATTCTGACGCGGCCTGTGAGTTGATTAATTCCATTTACAATGACAAGCGCACCCATATGGTGGTCAGCACCAGAAATAATGGAGCTATTTCGGATCTGCCCGATGATGTAGTGGTGGAAGTGAGCAGTATCATTACTTCAGGCGGTCCGGTTCCGATTTCCTGGGGTTCCTTTGAGCCTTCCAGCAGAGGTTTGCTGCAGTTAATGAAAGACATGGAACTGACAACCATTAAAGCCGCGGTAACCGGTGATTACGGTATGGCTCAGCAGGCATTTACCATAAATCCTCTGGTTCCCAGCGGTAAAATTGCAAAGACAGTGTTGGATGAATTGCTGATCGCCCATAAGGAGCATTTACCGCAGTTTAAAGATATCATTGATCGTCTGGAAGCTGAGAACAGTTAA
- a CDS encoding GNAT family N-acetyltransferase — protein sequence MKIEIREFCDKDITQSIEIWNDIVEQGIAFPQTEILNQETGKEFFRQQSFTGAAFDDSNHIVGLYILHPNNIGRCGHICNASYAVKSSMRGHRIGERLVCHSMDKGKDLGFKILQFNAVVSSNVSALALYKKLGFTQLGVIPKGFQMKNGEFEDIIPHYITL from the coding sequence ATGAAGATAGAAATAAGAGAATTCTGCGATAAAGATATCACTCAATCAATAGAAATATGGAATGATATCGTTGAGCAGGGAATTGCGTTTCCTCAAACAGAGATTTTAAACCAAGAGACAGGAAAAGAATTTTTCAGACAACAATCTTTTACAGGTGCAGCCTTTGATGACAGCAATCATATCGTGGGGTTATATATCTTACACCCTAATAATATTGGACGATGCGGTCATATCTGCAATGCAAGTTATGCTGTCAAAAGCAGTATGAGAGGGCATCGCATCGGTGAGCGTCTGGTATGCCATTCCATGGACAAAGGAAAAGATTTAGGATTTAAAATTTTACAATTCAATGCAGTAGTGAGCAGCAATGTCTCTGCTTTGGCTTTATATAAAAAGTTGGGCTTTACGCAATTAGGAGTAATTCCAAAGGGGTTTCAGATGAAAAACGGAGAATTTGAAGATATTATTCCCCATTATATAACTTTATAA
- a CDS encoding HPr family phosphocarrier protein, with protein MKEFEYVIKETVGIHARPASLLVKEASGFKSTVLIYRNEDRADAKKLLSIMSLGVKCSEKVRFVVEGEDEEAAADKLQEFCRQSL; from the coding sequence ATGAAAGAATTTGAATATGTCATAAAAGAAACCGTAGGCATTCATGCAAGGCCTGCAAGCCTTTTAGTCAAGGAAGCATCCGGCTTTAAAAGCACGGTTTTGATTTACAGGAACGAGGACAGGGCAGATGCTAAAAAGCTGTTGTCCATTATGTCATTAGGGGTGAAGTGCTCGGAAAAAGTGAGATTCGTCGTTGAGGGGGAAGATGAAGAAGCGGCGGCAGATAAGCTTCAAGAATTTTGCCGGCA
- a CDS encoding RpiB/LacA/LacB family sugar-phosphate isomerase, producing the protein MKIALLNEFSQAPKNEIILKELKTVTEPMGHQVYNAAMEKPLSDQDVPEAYTKENPRLTYLHLGIQAALLLNSGAVDFVVTGCGTGQGALMSLNMYPGVVCGYCIEPTDAYLFLQINNGNALSLPYAKGFGWGADLNLNNIFTKAFGSPKGMGYPEGRKEAQNRNANLLFEVKKQVAKPLLEALKALDPQLVRECMIPRFLDCFYEGCKDAEIKAFVDQVAAGEK; encoded by the coding sequence ATGAAAATCGCATTATTAAATGAATTCAGTCAGGCGCCTAAAAACGAAATCATATTAAAGGAGTTAAAAACCGTGACAGAGCCTATGGGCCATCAGGTCTATAACGCGGCCATGGAAAAACCCTTATCAGACCAGGATGTGCCCGAGGCATATACAAAGGAGAACCCAAGGCTCACCTATTTGCACTTAGGCATTCAGGCTGCTCTTCTTTTAAACTCTGGGGCAGTTGATTTTGTGGTTACCGGCTGCGGCACCGGGCAGGGGGCTTTGATGTCCTTAAATATGTATCCAGGGGTTGTGTGCGGCTATTGTATAGAGCCTACGGATGCCTATCTGTTTTTACAGATCAACAACGGCAATGCCCTGTCCCTTCCCTATGCCAAGGGCTTTGGCTGGGGTGCGGATTTAAACTTAAACAATATTTTTACCAAGGCGTTTGGCTCGCCAAAGGGTATGGGATACCCGGAGGGCAGAAAAGAGGCTCAGAACAGGAATGCCAACCTTCTTTTTGAGGTGAAAAAGCAGGTGGCAAAGCCGCTTCTGGAGGCATTAAAGGCTTTGGATCCCCAGCTGGTAAGGGAATGTATGATCCCAAGATTCCTGGACTGCTTTTATGAAGGATGTAAGGATGCGGAAATCAAGGCGTTTGTGGATCAGGTGGCTGCAGGAGAAAAGTAA
- a CDS encoding HPr family phosphocarrier protein: MKTFDYGVKEQFGIHARPAVMLAMESQKYDSKIIISLNGKTADASDVVAIMGLNIKFGDIIRVEITGKDEDMAYDRLKDFFFHSLSL; encoded by the coding sequence ATGAAAACATTTGATTATGGAGTAAAGGAACAGTTTGGGATCCATGCAAGACCGGCAGTAATGCTGGCAATGGAGAGCCAAAAGTATGACTCTAAGATTATTATTTCTCTTAATGGGAAAACTGCTGACGCTTCCGATGTGGTGGCAATTATGGGACTGAACATCAAATTCGGTGATATCATAAGGGTGGAGATTACCGGCAAAGACGAAGACATGGCATATGACCGGTTGAAGGATTTTTTCTTTCATAGCCTTTCTCTTTGA
- a CDS encoding MurR/RpiR family transcriptional regulator, with protein MMMFSNQVLNQFSELDYEVYNFILKNSEKIPYMTIREFANEAHVSTTTITRFCRKVNCNGFSEFKIRFKMEQESTKKVRQGFDFSSISDFFQRIGTESFHEQLKFVADIIAEKKQIIFLGIGNSGIIAEYAGRYFCNMGIFATGINNPMFPINLEFPKESIIIILSVEGETDILIENSEIIKQCNSTVVSITNSKNSTLARISDHNISYYIQWERTDYKKMKVDITSQIPAVYIVEALAKLTVQRKQG; from the coding sequence ATGATGATGTTTTCTAATCAGGTATTAAACCAGTTTAGTGAACTTGATTATGAGGTTTATAATTTCATATTAAAGAACAGTGAGAAGATTCCTTATATGACCATTCGGGAGTTTGCCAATGAGGCCCATGTTTCCACCACGACCATTACCCGGTTCTGCAGGAAAGTAAACTGCAATGGCTTTTCCGAGTTTAAGATCCGGTTTAAAATGGAGCAGGAGAGCACAAAGAAGGTCCGGCAGGGATTTGATTTCAGTTCCATTTCAGACTTTTTCCAAAGAATCGGGACGGAATCCTTTCATGAACAGCTTAAATTTGTTGCCGATATTATAGCAGAAAAAAAGCAGATTATTTTTCTCGGAATAGGCAATTCAGGAATCATTGCCGAGTATGCAGGCAGGTATTTCTGCAATATGGGCATATTTGCCACAGGAATCAATAATCCTATGTTTCCCATTAATCTGGAATTTCCAAAAGAAAGCATTATTATTATTCTTTCTGTGGAGGGGGAAACAGACATTCTCATTGAGAATTCAGAGATTATTAAGCAATGCAACAGTACGGTCGTATCCATTACCAACAGTAAAAACAGCACATTGGCCAGAATTTCTGATCACAATATATCTTATTATATCCAGTGGGAACGGACGGACTATAAGAAGATGAAGGTGGATATAACCTCCCAGATACCGGCAGTTTATATTGTAGAGGCTTTGGCTAAGCTGACGGTGCAGAGAAAACAGGGATGA
- a CDS encoding PTS sugar transporter subunit IIA, which yields MAVKEILDKRVIDLEMKACNKDEVIRHLAGLLKKAGYVEDLEGYIKDVYLREEEGITGIGGHVAIPHGKSDFVDKVGIAVGRTEQMVEWESYDEEPVDLFFLFAVPSDSGGAKDHLRLIAELAGKLGNEAIMRKLQAASTYDDLLDAFS from the coding sequence ATGGCAGTAAAAGAGATTCTGGATAAGAGGGTCATTGATTTAGAAATGAAGGCATGTAATAAGGATGAGGTAATCCGCCATCTGGCAGGACTCCTTAAAAAAGCAGGATATGTAGAGGACCTGGAAGGTTATATTAAGGATGTGTATTTAAGAGAAGAAGAAGGAATCACTGGAATCGGGGGACATGTGGCCATCCCCCACGGCAAATCGGATTTTGTGGATAAAGTAGGAATTGCCGTGGGAAGAACAGAGCAGATGGTGGAATGGGAGTCCTATGACGAGGAACCTGTGGACCTTTTTTTCCTGTTTGCCGTGCCTTCTGACAGCGGCGGGGCAAAGGATCATCTGCGCCTGATCGCAGAGCTGGCAGGCAAGCTTGGAAATGAGGCCATCATGAGAAAGCTGCAGGCTGCGTCCACGTATGATGATTTACTGGATGCGTTTTCATAA
- a CDS encoding PTS sugar transporter subunit IIA — protein MSIFSKWFGTQEKQEHTMVAFATGTMCYLSETPDEAFSSLSMGNGVAITPDRPSIVAPVDGEITMIFPTKHAFGLVTEDGIELLVHMGIDTVNLKGKGYKYFKEVNTKVRAGEKIVDVDIDVIEKSGCNPIVMMIVVNENGYDFTYEANGSVKKGKSVIGRYEIKETMQ, from the coding sequence ATGAGTATTTTCAGCAAATGGTTTGGTACACAGGAAAAACAGGAACATACCATGGTGGCCTTTGCCACTGGAACCATGTGTTATTTATCTGAAACCCCTGATGAGGCATTTTCCAGCCTGTCTATGGGAAATGGGGTCGCTATTACCCCTGACCGCCCATCCATCGTTGCCCCGGTGGATGGGGAGATCACCATGATATTTCCTACAAAACATGCATTTGGACTGGTCACAGAGGATGGGATCGAATTGCTTGTCCATATGGGAATAGATACTGTGAATTTAAAGGGCAAGGGATATAAGTATTTCAAGGAAGTAAATACAAAGGTCAGGGCCGGTGAAAAAATTGTTGATGTGGACATTGATGTCATTGAAAAAAGCGGCTGTAATCCCATTGTCATGATGATCGTGGTCAATGAGAACGGATATGACTTCACTTATGAAGCAAATGGCAGTGTAAAAAAAGGAAAATCAGTGATTGGAAGATATGAGATCAAAGAAACGATGCAATGA